One part of the Mycobacterium marinum genome encodes these proteins:
- a CDS encoding zinc ribbon domain-containing protein — protein MSTLMPHLAGGRHHIYRAMVALALLASLIAAAFGMLSIALVLAAIALPAAVLTYVHDHDVWRQEPFTVIGVAFVLSLLLGVGVGMVEQHFTKPVLLAAPDRQLPPLSQIFELGVLIPVVAFAAALIAPLLVTARSAFRHPVDATVACSLSGSALSLGLSVVVERGAFTHLPTTHIDPAHVAFIALTLGFLQPIILACAAALVVVPLRGTGGNTALGLLEGVALVLLYELATTMLTPYGTRGIVLTALAALVLAAAGLVATRASLHTALLAEAQAALTGDATLTRAPDTHQVCAHCSAAIGSGSAFCQVCGTATAALASHPAPNRPTNG, from the coding sequence ATGAGCACGCTGATGCCACACCTGGCGGGCGGGCGCCACCACATCTACCGAGCGATGGTCGCGTTGGCGCTATTGGCGTCGCTGATCGCCGCGGCGTTCGGGATGCTTTCTATCGCATTGGTATTGGCGGCAATTGCGCTGCCTGCGGCCGTCCTGACCTATGTCCACGACCACGATGTGTGGCGACAGGAACCGTTCACCGTCATCGGGGTGGCGTTTGTGCTTTCCCTGCTGCTCGGTGTCGGCGTGGGGATGGTCGAACAGCACTTCACCAAGCCGGTGCTATTGGCCGCACCGGATCGCCAGTTACCACCGCTGTCCCAGATCTTCGAATTGGGCGTGCTCATCCCGGTTGTGGCTTTCGCCGCGGCATTGATTGCGCCGCTGCTGGTGACGGCGCGCAGCGCGTTTCGGCACCCGGTCGATGCCACCGTCGCCTGCTCGCTGAGCGGTTCGGCGCTGTCTTTGGGGCTGAGCGTGGTGGTGGAGCGTGGCGCGTTCACCCATCTCCCGACGACCCATATCGACCCGGCACACGTCGCTTTCATCGCGCTGACACTCGGGTTTTTGCAGCCGATCATCTTGGCCTGCGCTGCCGCCCTGGTCGTGGTGCCGTTACGCGGCACCGGCGGCAACACGGCCCTGGGGCTGCTGGAGGGCGTGGCGTTGGTACTGCTGTACGAACTGGCGACCACCATGCTCACCCCCTACGGGACTCGCGGCATTGTGCTGACCGCGTTGGCCGCATTGGTTCTGGCCGCAGCCGGGCTGGTCGCAACCCGCGCCAGTTTGCATACCGCGCTGCTCGCCGAAGCCCAGGCCGCCCTCACCGGGGACGCCACCTTGACCCGCGCCCCCGATACCCACCAAGTCTGCGCCCACTGCAGCGCGGCAATCGGCAGCGGGAGCGCGTTCTGCCAAGTCTGCGGAACAGCCACGGCCGCACTAGCCAGCCATCCTGCCCCGAACCGCCCCACCAACGGATAG